One region of Quercus lobata isolate SW786 chromosome 2, ValleyOak3.0 Primary Assembly, whole genome shotgun sequence genomic DNA includes:
- the LOC115967872 gene encoding uncharacterized protein LOC115967872, producing the protein MEEKSGGLLRPQSQMEKFRNVVNYCGFKDLGYVGPDFTWCNMQEGAGRMYLRLDKAFAINDWINKFGEVRVHHLADSTSDHCALVLSDPKAPKLPRSRRFHFETMWTKREDCKEVIKAAWCSGNVLNTPNGIASTLSACAADLKVWSSTAFGQISKVIQEKRKKLSGLIQLDKDGSLGEEINQNSIARAAVSYFEEIYSTSHPSQSEAVIAPIPSLVSPEMNAKLSRAFPREEVVVALKQLHPSKSPGPDGMSALFFQKHWSIVGANVTNMVLNVLNFGMPLSDINKTNIALVPKTNNPQRMTDFRPISLCNVVYKLVLKTLANRLKTILPYIISENQSAFIADRLITDNVLVAYEIMHFLKHKKGGNDSFMAEKIDMSKAFDKVEWAFIEKVMRRMGFNENWIMLVMKYISSVSYSIIINGTTYGHIIPSRGLRQGDPLSLYLFLLCAEGFSALINDAARNNQLNGISICRGAPKVSHLFFADDSLLFCKANGNECNKLKEILDLYESTSGQKINTDKSSIFFSPNTSQELKDEVLSILGPMQDSSHTKYLGLPSIIGRSKKVVFAEIKDKVCKKLAGWKSKLLSLGGKEILIKAVAQAVPTYTMSCFQLPKSLCDDLEKMMQSFWWGQKHQEPKMAWVGWKTMCKPKSQGGMGFRNLQAFNLALLAKQAWRILSNPNTLVARIIKAKYFPFCDILHANLGSSPSYTWRSIFNSLKVLHNGTRWRVGNGRLIHIWGDKWLPTPSTYKVISPPRPIEDYPMVSSLIDPMTRWWKAETIRALFFPFEANVILKIPLCHNLPEDKLIWMGNKRGDFTVKSAYFIASKILNTMEDGECSSGDPMARIWKKVWSLKLPTKIKIFSWRACVNGLPVLSKLATKGIQMSCICPICDEEPESLTHALISYDLALSIWSLWQDCPIEKLLNVKDFNDLVLHFCSPLLDKHLDFLFAIAWSIWHNRNKIIHNESGLPPGLIWDFAKNIVKEFKEASTWDYTPLQPPLHNWAAPPLGFAKVNVDGACSIDGSGISSVGLIIRDESGWVIAALGKALPLHFPAEWTEFIALEQGILLAQELNLTHVIFESDASSVISTVSQGKTGGSMGHFVQSIQSASSYFFFCLFQHV; encoded by the exons ATGGAGGAAAAATCAGGTGGGTTGTTGCGTCCCCAAAGCCAAATGGAGAAGTTCAGAAATGTAGTTAACTACTGTGGTTTTAAAGACTTAGGCTATGTTGGGCCGGATTTTACATGGTGTAACATGCAAGAAGGGGCTGGTAGAATGTACCTAAGGCTGGACAAAGCGTTTGCCATAAACGATTGGATCAATAAATTCGGGGAAGTCAGAGTCCACCACCTTGCTGATTCTACATCCGATCATTGTGCTCTAGTTTTATCCGACCCAAAAGCTCCCAAACTTCCACGTTCTCGTAGATTTCATTTTGAGACGATGTGGACAAAGAGGGAGGATTGTAAGGAGGTTATTAAAGCAGCTTGGTGTTCTGGAAATGTTTTGAATACACCGAACGGGATTGCCTCTACTTTATCGGCTTGTGCTGCTGACCTTAAAGTTTGGAGTTCAACTGCTTTTGGGCAAATCTCAAAGGTAATtcaggaaaaaaggaaaaagcttAGTGGCTTGATTCAGCTTGATAAGGATGGGTCTTTGGGTGAAGAGATAAACCAG AACAGTATTGCCAGGGCTGCCGTCTCCTATTTTGAAGAGATATACTCCACTTCCCACCCGAGCCAATCAGAAGCCGTTATTGCTCCCATCCCTTCCCTGGTATCTCCTGAGATGAATGCAAAACTTTCTCGAGCCTTTCCCAGAGAAGAAGTGGTTGTTGCTCTAAAGCAGCTTCACCCCTCTAAATCGCCTGGCCCCGATGGTATGTCCgctcttttttttcaaaaacattggAGTATAGTTGGTGCTAATGTTACAAATATGGTTTTAAATGTTCTTAATTTTGGCATGCCTTTATCTGATATTAATAAAACCAATATTGCTCTAGTGCCAAAAACAAATAATCCCCAAAGAATGACTGACTTTAGGCCAATAAGTCTATGTAATGTGGTATATAAGCTTGTCTTAAAAACTCTAGCTAACCGTCTTAAAACTATTCTTCCTTATATTATTTCAGAAAATCAAAGTGCATTCATAGCTGATAGACTTATCACTGATAATGTATTGGTGGCATATGAGATCATGCATTTTTTGAAGCATAAGAAAGGGGGGAATGATAGTTTTATGGCTGAAAAGATAGACATGAGTAAAGCTTTTGATAAAGTGGAATGGGCATTTATTGAAAAAGTCATGAGGAGGATGGGATTTAATGAGAATTGGATCATGCTAGTGATGAAGTATATTTCTTCTGTGTCTTACTCAATCATTATAAATGGCACAACGTATGGACACATCATCCCTAGTAGGGGACTCAGACAAGGCGACCCGCTATCTCTGTATCTATTCCTATTGTGTGCAGAGGGCTTCTCTGCCCTTATCAATGATGCAGCAAGGAACAACCAACTCAATGGCATATCTATTTGTAGAGGGGCTCCAAAAGTCTCTCATCTCTTCTTCGCAGACGATAGCCTCCTTTTCTGTAAGGCTAATGGCAATGAGTGCAACAAGCTGAAGGAAATCCTTGATTTGTATGAGTCAACTTCAGGGCAGAAAATCAACACTGACAAATCCTCCATATTTTTCAGCCCAAATACCTCCCAGGAACTCAAAGATGAGGTTCTAAGCATTCTTGGGCCAATGCAAGACTCGAGTCATACTAAGTACCTTGGCCTTCCCTCTATCATTGGTAGATCAAAGAAGGTTGTCTTTGCGGAGATTAAGGATAAAGTTTGCAAGAAACTAGCTGGCTGGAAGAGTAAATTGCTCTCTTTGGGAGGAAAGGAAATTCTTATCAAGGCTGTGGCCCAAGCAGTTCCCACTTACACGATGAGTTGCTTCCAACTCCCAAAAAGTCTTTGTGATGACCTTGAAAAAATGATGCAGAGTTTTTGGTGGGGGCAGAAGCATCAAGAGCCCAAAATGGCCTGGGTTGGATGGAAAACAATGTGCAAGCCGAAGTCACAAGGGGGCATGGGATTTAGAAATTTACAGGCCTTTAATCTTGCTTTGCTAGCAAAACAAGCTTGGAGAATCCTCTCAAATCCGAACACCCTTGTTGCCCGCATCATTAAGGCAAAGTATTTCCCATTTTGTGACATCCTCCATGCAAATTTAGGCAGCAGCCCCTCTTACACTTGGCGGAGTATTTTCAATAGCCTAAAGGTCTTACATAATGGAACAAGATGGAGAGTTGGAAATGGGCGCCTTATCCACATTTGGGGAGACAAATGGCTCCCAACCCCCTCAACATACAAGGTCATTTCCCCCCCTCGCCCCATTGAGGACTACCCAATGGTTTCCTCCCTCATTGATCCGATGACTAGATGGTGGAAAGCTGAAACGATCCGAgcccttttctttccttttgaggctaatgtaattttgaaaattcctcTATGTCACAATTTACCGGAGGACAAACTCATTTGGATGGGTAACAAAAGGGGTGATTTTACAGTTAAGAGTGCCTACTTTATTGCATCTAAAATCCTAAACACAATGGAAGATGGAGAATGCTCTTCCGGTGACCCAATGGCTCGGATTTGGAAGAAAGTTTGGTCTCTGAAACTCCCAACAAAGATTAAGATCTTCTCTTGGCGTGCTTGTGTTAATGGCCTTCCTGTGCTATCCAAGTTGGCTACAAAAGGTATTCAAATGTCTTGCATCTGCCCAATTTGTGATGAGGAGCCTGAAAGCCTTACCCATGCCTTAATCTCTTATGACTTAGCTCTCTCGATTTGGTCACTCTGGCAAGATTGTCCAATTGAGAAGTTGCTGAATGTGAAAGATTTCAATGATCTTGTGCTCCACTTCTGCTCTCCATTGCTAGACAAGCACCTGGATTTTTTGTTTGCCATTGCCTGGTCAATTTGGCACAACAGGAACAAGATCATCCATAATGAAAGTGGTCTGCCCCCTGGTCTGATCTGGGATTTTGCTAAGAACATCGTCAAGGAGTTTAAAGAAGCTTCCACATGGGATTATACACCTTTGCAGCCTCCTCTTCACAACTGGGCTGCTCCTCCATTGGGCTTTGCTAAAGTTAATGTGGATGGTGCTTGTTCCATTGATGGCAGTGGCATCTCAAGTGTTGGACTGATCATCCGGGATGAATCTGGTTGGGTTATTGCTGCTCTTGGTAAGGCTCTGCCTTTGCATTTCCCAGCTGAGTGGACCGAATTTATTGCTTTGGAACAGGGAATTCTTTTGGCTCAAGAGCTGAACCTTACTCATGTTATATTTGAATCAGATGCTTCCTCAGTCATCTCAACTGTTTCTCAAGGGAAGACTGGTGGCTCAATGGGTCACTTTGTTCAAAGCATCCAGTCTGCaagttcttattttttcttctgCTTATTCCAACATGTGTAA
- the LOC115978211 gene encoding protein BIG GRAIN 1-like A produces the protein MIYHNSHPKTMYRREKTLREDTFPQSRRTPSFSSTLLDSIYRSIDESNPNEPHFNDSTTFKKQSNSSSKRATWVIDQEKEVLNLRRTVMIEDWMEKQSIHSSVLLNSASSSSESSSGTAVFSSSETESTYKHKAKPKLQSSKKQMNTDYRSSEKQSKPKSNEGGLTKTKSKALKIYGELKKVKQPISPGGRIASFLNSIFNSDNVKKAKMCYVGAAKDVNLEPNKSKSACSSSASSYSRSCLSKNPASRPKLSNGIKRSVRFYPVGVIVGEDSQPCGHKCIYEEDPSLMPISTLRKITNTCSVKEGTTTTSAFHLRGFHENERVIDDDDEEEEDEDAESYSSSDLFELDHLVGIGRYREELPVYETTSLVTNHAIANGFIL, from the coding sequence ATGATTTACCACAATTCACACCCAAAAACCATGTATAGAAGGGAAAAAACACTTCGAGAAGACACATTCCCCCAAAGTAGAAGAACCCCATCTTTCTCTTCTACTCTCCTAGACTCAATTTACCGTTCTATTGACGAATCCAATCCCAATGAACCCCATTTCAACGACTCAACCACTTtcaaaaaacagagcaattcTAGCTCCAAGCGTGCCACTTGGGTGATAGATCAAGAGAAAGAGGTGTTGAATCTCCGAAGAACGGTCATGATCGAAGATTGGATGGAGAAGCAAAGCATTCACAGCTCTGTGCTGTTGAATTCAGCTTCAAGTTCCTCAGAGTCTAGCTCTGGCACTGCAGTGTTCTCATCCTCTGAAACAGAGTCAACCTACAAACACAAAGCGAAACCGAAATTGCAGAGCTCAAAGAAGCAAATGAACACGGATTATAGGAGTTCAGAGAAGCAGTCCAAGCCAAAGAGTAATGAGGGTGGTCTTACAAAGACGAAATCAAAGGCATTGAAAATCTACGGCGAGTTAAAGAAAGTGAAGCAGCCAATTTCACCAGGGGGTCGCATTGCTAGCTTTCTCAATTCGATTTTCAATTCTGATAATGTAAAGAAAGCCAAAATGTGTTACGTCGGAGCTGCGAAAGATGTGAACTTGGAGCCTAATAAATCCAAATCTGCTTGCTCTTCTTCAGCTTCTTCATATTCGAGGTCTTGCTTGAGCAAAAACCCAGCTTCAAGACCAAAATTGAGCAATGGTATCAAAAGGTCTGTGAGATTTTATCCAGTTGGTGTGATTGTTGGTGAGGATTCTCAACCATGTGGGCATAAATGTATTTATGAAGAGGATCCAAGTCTAATGCCAATttcaacacttagaaaaattacCAATACTTGCTCGGTTAAGGAGGGTACAACAACTACAAGTGCATTTCATTTGCGAGGTTTTCATGAGAATGAGAGAgttattgatgatgatgatgaggaggaggaggatgaaGATGCTGAGAGCTATTCGAGCTCAGATTTATTTGAGCTTGATCACCTTGTTGGGATTGGCAGGTATAGAGAGGAGCTTCCTGTGTATGAAACTACTAGTTTGGTAACAAATCATGCCATTGCTAATGGATTCATTTTGTAA